From one Excalfactoria chinensis isolate bCotChi1 chromosome 9, bCotChi1.hap2, whole genome shotgun sequence genomic stretch:
- the PHC3 gene encoding polyhomeotic-like protein 3 isoform X3 gives MENESSTTTCSASTTTITTTSTSRTQLPQISVYSGSDRHAVQVIQQALHRPPSSAAQYLQQMYAAQQQHLMLQTAALQQQHLSSTQFQSLATVPQINLSTSPTPAQIISRSQTSNTTSSSITQQTMLLGSTSPTLSASQAQMYLRAQMLIFTPATTVAAVQSDIPVVSSSSSSSCQSAATQVQNLTLRSQKLGVLSSSQNGPPKSSSQTQSLSLCANKPATSTKGNQPESSESNRKGDSPAPESRNTPVTRTSSIHQLITPASYSPLQPHSLVKHQQIPLHSPPSKISHHQLILQQQQQVQPIALQAPSGQEPPPSQHCLPLPSHSLPPAPSSVQSHCSPIHIHPPPLPLSPTPSQSAQQSVVVSPPPSHSPSQSPTIIIHPQALIQSQANSLVPATLQAEQSAPQQTTTSPVRPIAQPLNLPSHLPLPPSPAVHIGPVDQPSLVSPGQQIVSSTPHQQYSALQSTPIPLAAPPHLSTSSTQIQQLPLQSVQSLQVQPEILSQGQVLVQNTLVSEEELPAAEALVQLPFQTLPPPQTVAVNLQVQPSVPIETPVIYQVENVCEEEMPEESDCVNMVRTPTPPTLSPPAITLGNGDALNSEEPLSDHAGLPSATSSVSASVIKSPSDPSHASIPPPPLLLPAATTRSSSTSMPNSIPSLENKPPQAIVKPQILTHVIEGFVIQEGLEPFPVSRSSLLVEQPAEKRLLVEGQIMSVMCVESDLQNSKHADNSSDTEIEDMIAEEGLDEIENELLKCEFCGKMGYPNKFLRSKRFCSTSCAKRHSLSCTKKFGLFASDKTNRWNRKSDSQSLGRRGRRPSGPDGAPRDHFLRQLPVTYPSAEEDMASHEDAVPTAMTTRLRRQSERERELRELRIRKLPESINLLPVVQSDPSVWTVDEVWAFIRSLPGCQDIADEFRAQEIDGQALLLLKEDHLMSAMNIKLGPALKICARINSLKES, from the exons ATGGAGAATGAGTCAAGCACAACAACATGTTCTGCATCTACAACCACCATTACTACCACCTCCACGTCCCGGACACAGCTCCCACAGATATCTGTCTACAGTGGCTCTGACAGGCATGCTGTCCAG GTTATTCAGCAGGCCTTGCATCGTCCTCCTAGCTCAGCTGCTCAGTACCTCCAGCAGATGtatgcagcccagcagcagcatctaATGCTGCAgactgctgctttgcagcagcagcacttaaGCAGTACCCAGTTTCAGAGTCTGGCAACTGTACCACAG aTTAACCTCTCCACCTCTCCTACACCTGCACAGATAATAAGCCGTTCACAGACCTCCaacaccaccagcagcagtaTTACCCAGCAGACTATGTTGCTAGGGAGTACCTCTCCTACCCTGAGTGCAAGCCAGGCTCAGATGTATCTCCGAGCACAGATG CTGATTTTTACCCCTGCGACCACTGTGGCTGCTGTCCAGTCTGACATTCCTGTTGTctcttcatcttcctcatcGTCCTGTCAGTCTGCAGCTACTCAG GTTCAGAACTTGACGTTGCGCAGTCAGAAGTTGGGTGTATTGTCAAGTTCACAGAACGGTCCACCAAAAAGCAGCAGTCAAACTCAGTCGTTGTCTTTGTGTGCTAATAAACCTGCAACCAGCACCAAGGGCAACCAGCCAGAATCCTCAGAAAGCAATAGAAAAGGTGATAGCCCAGCGCCAGAGAGCCGGAATACACCGGTCACACGGACATCAAGCATACATCAGTTAATAACACCAG CTTCATATTCTCCATTACAGCCCCATTCTCTAGTAAAACATCAGCAGATCCCACTTCATTCACCGCCTTCCAAAATTTCCCATCATCAGCTGAtactgcaacagcagcagcaagtccAGCCGATCGCACTTCAGGCTCCTTCTGGACAGGAGCCCCCTCCGTCACAACACTGTCTTCCACTCCCAAGCCATAGTCTTCCTCCAGCTCCTAGCAGCGTGCAGTCTCATTGCTCACCTATTCACATCCATCCTCCACCTCTACCGCTGTCTCCCACTCCATCCCAGTCAGCTCAGCAGTCAGTAGTGGTATCCCCTCCACCTTCCCACTCCCCTAGTCAGTCACCCACAATAATTATTCATCCTCAAGCACTTATCCAGTCACAGGCAAACTCTCTTGTGCCAGCAACTCTTCAGGCAGAGCAGTCTGCCCCTCAACAAACTACTACCAGTCCAGTGCGACCAATTGCCCAGCCACTTAATCTTCCATCTCACCTCCCGCTTCCACCTTCCCCTGCCGTACACATAGGACCAGTAGATCAGCCCAGCTTGGTTTCCCCAGGCCAGCAGATAGTGTCCTCCACACCACACCAACAATATTCAGCCTTGCAGTCCACACCTATCCCTCTTGCAGCTCCTCCACATCTGTCAACATCTTCAACCCAGATACAACAACTGCCATTGCAATCTGTACAGTCTTTACAAGTGCAGCCTGAAATTCTATCTCAGGGCCAAGTTTTGGTTCAAAACACTTTGGTTTCTGAGGAAGAActtcctgctgcagaagctTTGGTCCAGCTGCCATTTCAAACTCTTCCACCACCTCAGACTGTTGCAGTAAATCTTCAAGTTCAGCCATCAGTACCAATTGAAACACCAGTG ATTTACCAAGTGGAGAATGTATGTGAAGAAGAGATGCCTGAAGAGTCTGATTGTGTCAATATGGTTAGAACGCCTACGCCACCAACCTTGTCTCCACCAGCAATAACCTTGGGGAATGGAGACGCACTTAATTCAGAAGAGCCTTTATCAG accaTGCAGGACTACCTTCAGCGACATCATCAGTCAGTGCCTCAGTAATTAAATCTCCATCTGATCCGTCACATGCTTCTATCCCACCACCACCTCTTTTGCTTCCAGCTGCAACAACAAGGAGTAGCAGCACGTCAATGCCCAACAGCATTCCTAGTCTAGAAAATAAACCTCCACAGGCTATTGTTAAACCACAGATCCTAACTCATGTTATTGAAGGCTTTGTGATTCAGGAGGGATTGGAACCATTTCCT GTAAGTCGTTCATCTTTGCTGGtagagcagcctgcagaaaaaaGATTGCTAGTGGAGGGTCAAATCATGAGTGTTATGTGTGTTGAATCAGACTTGCAGAATTCAAAACATGCAGACAACTCATCGGACACAGAGATAGAGGATATGATTGCAGAAG AGGGCCTGGATGAAATTGAAAATGAACTCCTGAAGTGTGAATTTTGTGGAAAAATGGGATATCCAAACAAATTTCTACGATCAAAACGATTCTGTTCTACATCCTGTGCTAAAAG GCACAGCCTTAGTTGCACTAAGAAATTTGGGCTGTTTGCATCAGACAAGACCAATCGTTGGAATCGGAAATCAGATAGCCAAAGTCTTGGGCGACGCGGGCGTCGACCGAGTGGCCCTGATGGGGCACCACGAGATCATTTTCTTAGACAG CTTCCAGTTACTTATCCGTCTGCAGAAGAAGATATGGCTTCTCATGAAGATGCTGTTCCTACTGCGATGACCACCCGTCTGCGAAGGCAGAGTGAGAGAGAGCGTGAACTTAGGGAGCTAAGAATTAGGAAACTGCCAGAGAGCATTAACTTGTTACCTGTGGTGCAATCAGACCCTTCGGTATGGACTGTTGATGAAGTTTGGGCCTTTATACGTTCTTTGCCTG
- the PHC3 gene encoding polyhomeotic-like protein 3 isoform X1 codes for MAASYSSLFVMLRLDKHCSAMENESSTTTCSASTTTITTTSTSRTQLPQISVYSGSDRHAVQVIQQALHRPPSSAAQYLQQMYAAQQQHLMLQTAALQQQHLSSTQFQSLATVPQASLSGGRQCTSPTGSVTQQSSMSQTSINLSTSPTPAQIISRSQTSNTTSSSITQQTMLLGSTSPTLSASQAQMYLRAQMLIFTPATTVAAVQSDIPVVSSSSSSSCQSAATQVQNLTLRSQKLGVLSSSQNGPPKSSSQTQSLSLCANKPATSTKGNQPESSESNRKGDSPAPESRNTPVTRTSSIHQLITPASYSPLQPHSLVKHQQIPLHSPPSKISHHQLILQQQQQVQPIALQAPSGQEPPPSQHCLPLPSHSLPPAPSSVQSHCSPIHIHPPPLPLSPTPSQSAQQSVVVSPPPSHSPSQSPTIIIHPQALIQSQANSLVPATLQAEQSAPQQTTTSPVRPIAQPLNLPSHLPLPPSPAVHIGPVDQPSLVSPGQQIVSSTPHQQYSALQSTPIPLAAPPHLSTSSTQIQQLPLQSVQSLQVQPEILSQGQVLVQNTLVSEEELPAAEALVQLPFQTLPPPQTVAVNLQVQPSVPIETPVIYQVENVCEEEMPEESDCVNMVRTPTPPTLSPPAITLGNGDALNSEEPLSDHAGLPSATSSVSASVIKSPSDPSHASIPPPPLLLPAATTRSSSTSMPNSIPSLENKPPQAIVKPQILTHVIEGFVIQEGLEPFPVSRSSLLVEQPAEKRLLVEGQIMSVMCVESDLQNSKHADNSSDTEIEDMIAEEGLDEIENELLKCEFCGKMGYPNKFLRSKRFCSTSCAKRHSLSCTKKFGLFASDKTNRWNRKSDSQSLGRRGRRPSGPDGAPRDHFLRQLPVTYPSAEEDMASHEDAVPTAMTTRLRRQSERERELRELRIRKLPESINLLPVVQSDPSVWTVDEVWAFIRSLPGCQDIADEFRAQEIDGQALLLLKEDHLMSAMNIKLGPALKICARINSLKES; via the exons ATGGCTGCCAGCTACAGCTCGTTGTTTGTCATGCTGAG GCTGGACAAACACTGCTCAGCTATGGAGAATGAGTCAAGCACAACAACATGTTCTGCATCTACAACCACCATTACTACCACCTCCACGTCCCGGACACAGCTCCCACAGATATCTGTCTACAGTGGCTCTGACAGGCATGCTGTCCAG GTTATTCAGCAGGCCTTGCATCGTCCTCCTAGCTCAGCTGCTCAGTACCTCCAGCAGATGtatgcagcccagcagcagcatctaATGCTGCAgactgctgctttgcagcagcagcacttaaGCAGTACCCAGTTTCAGAGTCTGGCAACTGTACCACAG GCAAGCCTGTCAGGTGGGAGGCAATGTACTTCCCCCACTGGGAGTGTCACTCAGCAGTCAAGCATGTCGCAGACCTCG aTTAACCTCTCCACCTCTCCTACACCTGCACAGATAATAAGCCGTTCACAGACCTCCaacaccaccagcagcagtaTTACCCAGCAGACTATGTTGCTAGGGAGTACCTCTCCTACCCTGAGTGCAAGCCAGGCTCAGATGTATCTCCGAGCACAGATG CTGATTTTTACCCCTGCGACCACTGTGGCTGCTGTCCAGTCTGACATTCCTGTTGTctcttcatcttcctcatcGTCCTGTCAGTCTGCAGCTACTCAG GTTCAGAACTTGACGTTGCGCAGTCAGAAGTTGGGTGTATTGTCAAGTTCACAGAACGGTCCACCAAAAAGCAGCAGTCAAACTCAGTCGTTGTCTTTGTGTGCTAATAAACCTGCAACCAGCACCAAGGGCAACCAGCCAGAATCCTCAGAAAGCAATAGAAAAGGTGATAGCCCAGCGCCAGAGAGCCGGAATACACCGGTCACACGGACATCAAGCATACATCAGTTAATAACACCAG CTTCATATTCTCCATTACAGCCCCATTCTCTAGTAAAACATCAGCAGATCCCACTTCATTCACCGCCTTCCAAAATTTCCCATCATCAGCTGAtactgcaacagcagcagcaagtccAGCCGATCGCACTTCAGGCTCCTTCTGGACAGGAGCCCCCTCCGTCACAACACTGTCTTCCACTCCCAAGCCATAGTCTTCCTCCAGCTCCTAGCAGCGTGCAGTCTCATTGCTCACCTATTCACATCCATCCTCCACCTCTACCGCTGTCTCCCACTCCATCCCAGTCAGCTCAGCAGTCAGTAGTGGTATCCCCTCCACCTTCCCACTCCCCTAGTCAGTCACCCACAATAATTATTCATCCTCAAGCACTTATCCAGTCACAGGCAAACTCTCTTGTGCCAGCAACTCTTCAGGCAGAGCAGTCTGCCCCTCAACAAACTACTACCAGTCCAGTGCGACCAATTGCCCAGCCACTTAATCTTCCATCTCACCTCCCGCTTCCACCTTCCCCTGCCGTACACATAGGACCAGTAGATCAGCCCAGCTTGGTTTCCCCAGGCCAGCAGATAGTGTCCTCCACACCACACCAACAATATTCAGCCTTGCAGTCCACACCTATCCCTCTTGCAGCTCCTCCACATCTGTCAACATCTTCAACCCAGATACAACAACTGCCATTGCAATCTGTACAGTCTTTACAAGTGCAGCCTGAAATTCTATCTCAGGGCCAAGTTTTGGTTCAAAACACTTTGGTTTCTGAGGAAGAActtcctgctgcagaagctTTGGTCCAGCTGCCATTTCAAACTCTTCCACCACCTCAGACTGTTGCAGTAAATCTTCAAGTTCAGCCATCAGTACCAATTGAAACACCAGTG ATTTACCAAGTGGAGAATGTATGTGAAGAAGAGATGCCTGAAGAGTCTGATTGTGTCAATATGGTTAGAACGCCTACGCCACCAACCTTGTCTCCACCAGCAATAACCTTGGGGAATGGAGACGCACTTAATTCAGAAGAGCCTTTATCAG accaTGCAGGACTACCTTCAGCGACATCATCAGTCAGTGCCTCAGTAATTAAATCTCCATCTGATCCGTCACATGCTTCTATCCCACCACCACCTCTTTTGCTTCCAGCTGCAACAACAAGGAGTAGCAGCACGTCAATGCCCAACAGCATTCCTAGTCTAGAAAATAAACCTCCACAGGCTATTGTTAAACCACAGATCCTAACTCATGTTATTGAAGGCTTTGTGATTCAGGAGGGATTGGAACCATTTCCT GTAAGTCGTTCATCTTTGCTGGtagagcagcctgcagaaaaaaGATTGCTAGTGGAGGGTCAAATCATGAGTGTTATGTGTGTTGAATCAGACTTGCAGAATTCAAAACATGCAGACAACTCATCGGACACAGAGATAGAGGATATGATTGCAGAAG AGGGCCTGGATGAAATTGAAAATGAACTCCTGAAGTGTGAATTTTGTGGAAAAATGGGATATCCAAACAAATTTCTACGATCAAAACGATTCTGTTCTACATCCTGTGCTAAAAG GCACAGCCTTAGTTGCACTAAGAAATTTGGGCTGTTTGCATCAGACAAGACCAATCGTTGGAATCGGAAATCAGATAGCCAAAGTCTTGGGCGACGCGGGCGTCGACCGAGTGGCCCTGATGGGGCACCACGAGATCATTTTCTTAGACAG CTTCCAGTTACTTATCCGTCTGCAGAAGAAGATATGGCTTCTCATGAAGATGCTGTTCCTACTGCGATGACCACCCGTCTGCGAAGGCAGAGTGAGAGAGAGCGTGAACTTAGGGAGCTAAGAATTAGGAAACTGCCAGAGAGCATTAACTTGTTACCTGTGGTGCAATCAGACCCTTCGGTATGGACTGTTGATGAAGTTTGGGCCTTTATACGTTCTTTGCCTG
- the PHC3 gene encoding polyhomeotic-like protein 3 isoform X2: MAASYSSLFVMLRLDKHCSAMENESSTTTCSASTTTITTTSTSRTQLPQISVYSGSDRHAVQVIQQALHRPPSSAAQYLQQMYAAQQQHLMLQTAALQQQHLSSTQFQSLATVPQASLSGGRQCTSPTGSVTQQSSMSQTSIISRSQTSNTTSSSITQQTMLLGSTSPTLSASQAQMYLRAQMLIFTPATTVAAVQSDIPVVSSSSSSSCQSAATQVQNLTLRSQKLGVLSSSQNGPPKSSSQTQSLSLCANKPATSTKGNQPESSESNRKGDSPAPESRNTPVTRTSSIHQLITPASYSPLQPHSLVKHQQIPLHSPPSKISHHQLILQQQQQVQPIALQAPSGQEPPPSQHCLPLPSHSLPPAPSSVQSHCSPIHIHPPPLPLSPTPSQSAQQSVVVSPPPSHSPSQSPTIIIHPQALIQSQANSLVPATLQAEQSAPQQTTTSPVRPIAQPLNLPSHLPLPPSPAVHIGPVDQPSLVSPGQQIVSSTPHQQYSALQSTPIPLAAPPHLSTSSTQIQQLPLQSVQSLQVQPEILSQGQVLVQNTLVSEEELPAAEALVQLPFQTLPPPQTVAVNLQVQPSVPIETPVIYQVENVCEEEMPEESDCVNMVRTPTPPTLSPPAITLGNGDALNSEEPLSDHAGLPSATSSVSASVIKSPSDPSHASIPPPPLLLPAATTRSSSTSMPNSIPSLENKPPQAIVKPQILTHVIEGFVIQEGLEPFPVSRSSLLVEQPAEKRLLVEGQIMSVMCVESDLQNSKHADNSSDTEIEDMIAEEGLDEIENELLKCEFCGKMGYPNKFLRSKRFCSTSCAKRHSLSCTKKFGLFASDKTNRWNRKSDSQSLGRRGRRPSGPDGAPRDHFLRQLPVTYPSAEEDMASHEDAVPTAMTTRLRRQSERERELRELRIRKLPESINLLPVVQSDPSVWTVDEVWAFIRSLPGCQDIADEFRAQEIDGQALLLLKEDHLMSAMNIKLGPALKICARINSLKES, translated from the exons ATGGCTGCCAGCTACAGCTCGTTGTTTGTCATGCTGAG GCTGGACAAACACTGCTCAGCTATGGAGAATGAGTCAAGCACAACAACATGTTCTGCATCTACAACCACCATTACTACCACCTCCACGTCCCGGACACAGCTCCCACAGATATCTGTCTACAGTGGCTCTGACAGGCATGCTGTCCAG GTTATTCAGCAGGCCTTGCATCGTCCTCCTAGCTCAGCTGCTCAGTACCTCCAGCAGATGtatgcagcccagcagcagcatctaATGCTGCAgactgctgctttgcagcagcagcacttaaGCAGTACCCAGTTTCAGAGTCTGGCAACTGTACCACAG GCAAGCCTGTCAGGTGGGAGGCAATGTACTTCCCCCACTGGGAGTGTCACTCAGCAGTCAAGCATGTCGCAGACCTCG ATAATAAGCCGTTCACAGACCTCCaacaccaccagcagcagtaTTACCCAGCAGACTATGTTGCTAGGGAGTACCTCTCCTACCCTGAGTGCAAGCCAGGCTCAGATGTATCTCCGAGCACAGATG CTGATTTTTACCCCTGCGACCACTGTGGCTGCTGTCCAGTCTGACATTCCTGTTGTctcttcatcttcctcatcGTCCTGTCAGTCTGCAGCTACTCAG GTTCAGAACTTGACGTTGCGCAGTCAGAAGTTGGGTGTATTGTCAAGTTCACAGAACGGTCCACCAAAAAGCAGCAGTCAAACTCAGTCGTTGTCTTTGTGTGCTAATAAACCTGCAACCAGCACCAAGGGCAACCAGCCAGAATCCTCAGAAAGCAATAGAAAAGGTGATAGCCCAGCGCCAGAGAGCCGGAATACACCGGTCACACGGACATCAAGCATACATCAGTTAATAACACCAG CTTCATATTCTCCATTACAGCCCCATTCTCTAGTAAAACATCAGCAGATCCCACTTCATTCACCGCCTTCCAAAATTTCCCATCATCAGCTGAtactgcaacagcagcagcaagtccAGCCGATCGCACTTCAGGCTCCTTCTGGACAGGAGCCCCCTCCGTCACAACACTGTCTTCCACTCCCAAGCCATAGTCTTCCTCCAGCTCCTAGCAGCGTGCAGTCTCATTGCTCACCTATTCACATCCATCCTCCACCTCTACCGCTGTCTCCCACTCCATCCCAGTCAGCTCAGCAGTCAGTAGTGGTATCCCCTCCACCTTCCCACTCCCCTAGTCAGTCACCCACAATAATTATTCATCCTCAAGCACTTATCCAGTCACAGGCAAACTCTCTTGTGCCAGCAACTCTTCAGGCAGAGCAGTCTGCCCCTCAACAAACTACTACCAGTCCAGTGCGACCAATTGCCCAGCCACTTAATCTTCCATCTCACCTCCCGCTTCCACCTTCCCCTGCCGTACACATAGGACCAGTAGATCAGCCCAGCTTGGTTTCCCCAGGCCAGCAGATAGTGTCCTCCACACCACACCAACAATATTCAGCCTTGCAGTCCACACCTATCCCTCTTGCAGCTCCTCCACATCTGTCAACATCTTCAACCCAGATACAACAACTGCCATTGCAATCTGTACAGTCTTTACAAGTGCAGCCTGAAATTCTATCTCAGGGCCAAGTTTTGGTTCAAAACACTTTGGTTTCTGAGGAAGAActtcctgctgcagaagctTTGGTCCAGCTGCCATTTCAAACTCTTCCACCACCTCAGACTGTTGCAGTAAATCTTCAAGTTCAGCCATCAGTACCAATTGAAACACCAGTG ATTTACCAAGTGGAGAATGTATGTGAAGAAGAGATGCCTGAAGAGTCTGATTGTGTCAATATGGTTAGAACGCCTACGCCACCAACCTTGTCTCCACCAGCAATAACCTTGGGGAATGGAGACGCACTTAATTCAGAAGAGCCTTTATCAG accaTGCAGGACTACCTTCAGCGACATCATCAGTCAGTGCCTCAGTAATTAAATCTCCATCTGATCCGTCACATGCTTCTATCCCACCACCACCTCTTTTGCTTCCAGCTGCAACAACAAGGAGTAGCAGCACGTCAATGCCCAACAGCATTCCTAGTCTAGAAAATAAACCTCCACAGGCTATTGTTAAACCACAGATCCTAACTCATGTTATTGAAGGCTTTGTGATTCAGGAGGGATTGGAACCATTTCCT GTAAGTCGTTCATCTTTGCTGGtagagcagcctgcagaaaaaaGATTGCTAGTGGAGGGTCAAATCATGAGTGTTATGTGTGTTGAATCAGACTTGCAGAATTCAAAACATGCAGACAACTCATCGGACACAGAGATAGAGGATATGATTGCAGAAG AGGGCCTGGATGAAATTGAAAATGAACTCCTGAAGTGTGAATTTTGTGGAAAAATGGGATATCCAAACAAATTTCTACGATCAAAACGATTCTGTTCTACATCCTGTGCTAAAAG GCACAGCCTTAGTTGCACTAAGAAATTTGGGCTGTTTGCATCAGACAAGACCAATCGTTGGAATCGGAAATCAGATAGCCAAAGTCTTGGGCGACGCGGGCGTCGACCGAGTGGCCCTGATGGGGCACCACGAGATCATTTTCTTAGACAG CTTCCAGTTACTTATCCGTCTGCAGAAGAAGATATGGCTTCTCATGAAGATGCTGTTCCTACTGCGATGACCACCCGTCTGCGAAGGCAGAGTGAGAGAGAGCGTGAACTTAGGGAGCTAAGAATTAGGAAACTGCCAGAGAGCATTAACTTGTTACCTGTGGTGCAATCAGACCCTTCGGTATGGACTGTTGATGAAGTTTGGGCCTTTATACGTTCTTTGCCTG